The proteins below come from a single Metarhizium brunneum chromosome 1, complete sequence genomic window:
- the iml1 gene encoding Vacuolar membrane-associated protein iml1, with the protein MSRYAGPMPPVPRRGPRWSHLHHPGTVSFDLGSTESPSSPGSTSTHSTIREDTRRKTERHCTISVNDGYSKDEVLLNLDHLGGDIKPGALMALIPLKGDSKNATCGYGSVSKQPHEHLDSARAASGTYSDHDHGAGHTYIFVAKDMSKEMKARHPDAEVHVAKHIADAFFMRKGCHVLLRPVNQHHPAVEATHVEMSFKDQYLSRADMWRLAAGELTQRTVYKGQSLFFMGTIKAQVTAVYVNGHTVHSAFFGKDTRPIFRSESAKYVLFIQMAREMWDFDSEASGEIMFNKVVNGFLPALFKRWAVLKVKHLVSIVLFARVEYDTGISADLATSSLLDDYYTGMQPYGNRRPYKDFYRVVVSEMASGEWTTILYQLKREFNFFRRDITLHHQKISTFGHRPSDEDGAKDGISSPAKAESSLSIHGNVLEAINMAASQFSHDYIDRDLTRTGISIAVITPGPGVFEVDYETLRRTTESLVGSGIGIDLICMASMPLHSVPLFKYRNPQFSEDARHSQGHALSRSFHSRDSTPSHPTPVIGSYQSMSGSFSPTKAYSLAGRIETLALTGANEEYCYALPQWLHVSFWTGAAEESLSYAGIALTVSNKVEQEDKDWFKVRCRMYDLQMRSVLDANEIETAPLQSDSSYPSHLVQASAIAKKRPDRPGDTIYIPNKQAPETLFDHVYGFQKFVPDKLVRPGEKSVCKHLQEYDDAKARLPRARPYHQHQPSRNKPEFEDVARKQLNDDTSAMGTSLPERKASTYLQPSHMQASRKFSLTTTEVEKPILSAPKPSPEPPPSTATFKKAPSIKQPKFMRQISLGQRGFGIAAPKVVAAELKIETVGAAAVSSNLRPPSSAHSFSDLRPSTPQTITSRSSSASAQRQKYETAASTTDGVPSTPSIPISRDSFNRPGTAVSQVKSPSVLPVAASTRRERRPEDNDVRFSNALRAEDAQKVYTSKLRAGVVPELPSTLSPTTAITPWLTLLNPSNPERHKIDDTILYSRWQHVFPRTSDMKVQKWKTLCCPAAVPLTTEYFPAKAQFDAEYQRHPYNIDQNLDDDVVDEPKSRKDFIKELISMRFSQGFQVIVGPSVARAFGQKVIKVADVFARDQPLDDGTSVFMSVGNTIHQLSCVNGSEVEVNIYLRKPTDVTAESQRYPSAYRPAIRTIFDTEYETRSFDILTPKMDRNWNTIDSYLAGHYDQMMDSLRFWRARFVLIPLGPKHPLIQRVQTSDNPEELRIEGIKRLGQLWQKHRYVAPSDRRFQPTAKRRSPLDIVYKTEDPSVVIAAEVETLPILESLEGPHRKGGLVTRKERFQKGNLNLAALAEAMQQPVENGGVPLRNRRWHLRLHNAAFIGSDMTTWILDNFEDLDSREEAEELGNALMVPNEPKHKDKDKSKDKEKDKEKEHAEPKSEKDRGLFVHVERRHNFRDGNYFYQIAPEFAKPQPGWFSSRRRDVTSPAAPGSDGGSMDSPRPNMPRPLVPNDPKSPASLGPAIGSSQLLKNRPKVVLSKMIKYDIDPRKRSYRPERIDLHYDRLHNPDNCYHIRIGWMNTTSKLVEDTIEGWEREASQYGLRLVEVPINEACRITETNPFRKPYRIRLAIRPPLERPETYYDPNSLDLQAGPSKNFYQTVILKNFDFVLDMEAASNFPSDVDVRYSWGKPDFSYTQYIHRSGAVLAQITDEGDFLVLANRLYNKRTSMARDKELRSQVHSEQQQQQQQQQQQQPQPQPLPPLNTNTRAMAQIAPYVSGHPTTNLPESAAPLASPQVRPTFYHFSPASRPIDASIYGSKISYPAGRSEPEVLKTELEAFCLNEVALTAFYKDILDKGQRPHGTPASTATTQSIAGLEPVPEASIPSLGLGPGILGGDGAGGVGNGHSAAMVSMRMSSPMAFLRRGSVQYDGMGLGSKGK; encoded by the exons ATGTCTCGATATGCTGGGCCCATGCCGCCAGTCCCGCGCAGAGGGCCACGATGGTCCCACCTTCATCACCCAGGCACGGTGAGCTTCGATCTTGGTTCAACAGAGTCGCCAAGTTCTCCCGGCAGCACATCGACTCACTCCACTATCCGGGAAGACACGAGACGCAAGACTGAGCGCCACTGCACTATTTCCGTGAATGATGGCTACTCCAAAGACGAGGTCCTGCTCAACTTGGACCACCTCGGCGGCGACATCAAGCCTGGCGCCCTCATGGCCCTCATACCGTTAAAAGGTGACTCGAAGAACGCTACATGTGGTTATGGAAGCGTCAGTAAGCAGCCCCATGAACATCTCGATAGTGCCAGGGCAGCTTCGGGCACCTACAGCGACCATGATCACGGTGCCGGCCATACGTACATATTCGTCGCCAAGGACATGtccaaggagatgaaggCTCGACACCCAGACGCCGAGGTGCATGTTGCTAAACATATTGCGGATGCTTTTTTTATGAGGAAGGGCTGCCACGTATTGCTGCGTCCC GTCAACCAGCATCACCCTGCTGTCGAAGCAACACATGTTGAAATGTCCTTCAAAGACCAGTATTTGTCAAGAGCCGACATGTGGAGGCTGGCTGCTGGAGAACTAACGCAGCGGACTGTGTACAAGGGCCAGTCTCTATTCTTCATGGGTACAATCAAAGCTCAGGTCACTGCAGTCTATGTCAACGGCCACACCGTCCATTCCGCTTTCTTCGGAAAGGATACCAGGCCCATTTTCCGCAGCGAGTCTGCCAAATATGTCCTCTTTATTCAAATGGCGCGAGAGATGTGGGACTTTGATTCTGAGGCCTCCGGCGAAATCATGTTCAACAAGGTTGTCAATGGATTCTTGCCTGCCCTCTTCAAACGCTGGGCGGTTCTCAAGGTGAAGCATCTTGTCAGCATAGTGCTATTCGCCCGTGTCGAGTATGATACTGGCATAAGTGCGGATCTCGCAACTAGCTCCCTACTCGACGATTACTACACCGGAATGCAACCGTACGGAAACCGACGCCCGTATAAGGACTTTTATCGTGTCGTCGTCAGCGAGATGGCAAGCGGAGAGTGGACGACCATTCTTTACCAACTCAAGCGGGAATTCAACTTCTTTCGCCGAGACATCACCTTGCATCATCAAAAGATCAGCACATTTGGGCACAGACCttccgacgaggacggagCAAAGGACGGTATATCCAGTCCCGCCAAAGCAGAATCCTCTTTATCAATACACGGCAACGTGCTAGAGGCGATCAATATGGCGGCTTCTCAGTTCTCACATGACTACATTGATCGAGATCTTACCAGGACAGGAATTTCCATCGCCGTGATTACTCCTGGACCTGGTGTGTTCGAAGTTGACTATGAAACCTTGCGAAGAACTACTGAATCTCTAGTTGGAAGCGGCATTGGTATTGATTTGATTTGCATGGCCAGCATGCCGCTGCATTCTGTACCACTTTTCAAGTACCGAAACCCTCAATTCTCCGAGGATGCGCGTCACAGCCAAGGACATGCACTCTCTAGGTCATTTCATAGTCGTGATAGCACACCCAGCCACCCCACGCCTGTCATCGGAAGCTATCAATCCATGTCCGGTTCATTTTCTCCTACCAAAGCGTATAGTTTGGCCGGACGAATCGAGACCCTCGCCCTTACTGGAGCTAATGAAGAGTATTGTTACGCGCTTCCCCAGTGGCTACACGTCTCGTTTTGGACCGGTGCGGCGGAAGAGTCATTGTCCTATGCCGGCATTGCGCTGACCGTATCCAACAAGGTTGAGCAAGAAGACAAGGACTGGTTCAAGGTGCGGTGTCGGATGTACGACTTGCAGATGCGAAGCGTCCTGGACGCGAATGAGATCGAGACTGCACCATTGCAATCCGACTCTAGTTATCCAAGTCACCTCGTCCAAGCAAGTGCAATAGCGAAGAAGCGGCCAGATCGGCCAGGAGACACTATATACATCCCTAACAAGCAAGCCCCCGAAACGCTCTTTGACCATGTATATGGCTTTCAAAAATTTGTCCCTGACAAGCTGGTCCGACCAGGAGAAAAGTCTGTCTGCAAACACCTGCAAGAATATGATGACGCAAAGGCGAGACTCCCCAGGGCTCGTCCTtaccaccagcaccaaccaTCTAGAAATAAACCAGAGTTTGAAGATGTCGCCCGGAAACAATTAAACGACGATACATCTGCGATGGGGACGTCTCTCCCGGAACGAAAAGCCTCAACTTACCTACAACCCTCTCACATGCAAGCCTCCAGAAAGTTCTCTTTGACCACAACAGAGGTAGAGAAGCCGATCTTGTCTGCGCCTAAACCATCTCCAGAGCCGCCACCGTCGACTGCAACGTTCAAGAAGGCCCCGTCCATAAAGCAGCCCAAATTTATGCGGCAGATTAGCCTTGGGCAACGTGGATTCGGAATAGCCGCCCCAAAGGTAGTAGCCGCTGAACTCAAAATAGAGACAGTTGGAGCTGCTGCCGTCTCATCGAATTTGCGTCCGCCCTCCAGCGCCCATTCATTTTCTGATCTcaggccgtcgacgccgcaAACAATTACCAGCCGTTCATCCTCTGCCTCGGCTCAGAGGCAAAAGTACGAGACGGCGGCCAGCACTACTGATGGTGTGCCTTCAACACCCAGTATCCCGATTTCCAGAGATAGTTTCAACAGGCCGGGCACGGCCGTCAGTCAAGTCAAATCGCCGTCGGTTTTACCAGTCGCTGCAAGCACACGCCGTGAGAGACGCCCCGAAGACAACGACGTTCGCTTTTCCAATGCGCTACGGGCAGAAGACGCACAAAAGGTATATACCAGTAAACTCCGGGCCGGCGTTGTACCAGAGCTGCCCTCAACACTCTCACCTACCACAGCCATCACGCCTTGGCTGACGCTGCTCAATCCTTCGAACCCCGAGCGCCACAAAATTGACGACACCATTCTATATAGTCGGTGGCAGCATGTGTTTCCACGGACATCTGACATGAAGGTTCAAAAATGGAAGACGTTGTGTTGTCCTGCGGCGGTTCCTCTGACAACTGAATATTTCCCGGCCAAGGCTCAATTTGACGCAGAATACCAGAGGCACCCCTACAATATTGATCAGAACTTGGATGATGACGTGGTCGATGAGCCCAAATCACGAAAGGATTTTATCAAGGAACTCATTAGCATGCGATTCTCTCAGGGATTTCAGGTCATTGTTGGACCGTCAGTTGCACGGGCATTCGGGCAAAAAGTCATCAAAGTTGCAGATGTCTTCGCTCGCGATCAGCCGTTGGATGACGGAACAAGTGTATTCATGTCTGTTGGAAACACGATCCACCAACTGTCCTGTGTCAACGGTAGTGAAGTTGAAGTAAACATTTATTTGCGGAAGCCTACCGACGTCACTGCTGAGTCCCAAAGATATCCATCAGCCTACAGGCCAGCCATTCGCACCATATTCGACACTGAATATGAAACTCGTTCCTTTGACATTCTGACACCAAAGATGGATCGAAATTGGAATACAATCGACTCATATTTGGCTGGGCACTATGACCAAATGATGGATAGCTTAAGATTTTGGCGAGCAAGATTCGTGCTCATCCCCCTCGGTCCAAAGCACCCCTTGATTCAACGCGTCCAGACTAGTGATAACCCAGAAGAGTTGCGCATTGAGGGAATAAAACGATTGGGTCAACTTTGGCAAAAGCATCGATATGTGGCACCCTCTGATCGACGATTTCAGCCAACCGCAAAGCGGCGCAGCCCCTTGGATATTGTGTACAAGACTGAGGACCCGTCCGTGGTGATTGCGGCAGAGGTCGAGACGCTTCCCATATTGGAGAGCTTGGAGGGTCCGCATCGCAAGGGCGGACTTGTGACAAGAAAGGAGCGGTTCCAAAAGGGCAACTTGAATTTGGCGGCATTGGCGGAAGCAATGCAACAGCCAGTCGAAAATGGCGGAGTGCCACTGAGGAACCGGCGATGGCATCTCAGGCTTCACAATGCTGCGTTTATCGGATCTGACATGACTACTTGGATCCTGGACAATTTTGAGGACTTGGATAGTCGTGAGGAGGCCGAAGAACTCGGTAACGCTCTCATGGTACCTAATGAGCCAAagcacaaggacaaggacaagagcAAAGATAAAGAGAAGGATAAAGAAAAGGAGCATGCAGAGCCCAAGAGCGAGAAGGATCGCGGCTTGttcgtccatgtcgagcGGCGCCACAACTTTCGAGACGGCAATTACTTCTATCAAATTGCGCCGGAATTCGCAAAGCCTCAACCGGGGTGGTTCAGCAGCAGACGTCGGGATGTCACCTCTCCTGCTGCGCCAGGATcagacggcggcagcatggACTCCCCGCGGCCCAATATGCCACGGCCCCTGGTGCCGAATGACCCGAAGTCCCCAGCGTCGTTGGGACCTGCCATCGGATCCAGCCAGTTGCTCAAGAATAGGCCCAAGGTTGTGCTCAGCAAGATGATCAAGTACGACATCGACCCTCGTAAGAGGTCATACCGCCCAGAGCGCATAGACCTGCACTACGATCGCCTCCACAACCCAGACAACTGCTACCATATACGAATCGGCTGGATGAACACCACGTCCAAACTCGTTGAAGATACGATAGAAGGCTGGGAGCGCGAAGCCAGCCAATACGGCCTCCGTCTCGTCGAGGTCCCCATCAATGAGGCCTGTCGCATTACGGAGACCAACCCTTTCCGTAAGCCGTACCGCATCAGACTCGCCATCCGGCCACCGCTCGAACGCCCGGAAACATACTACGACCCCAACTCCCTCGACCTGCAAGCCGGTCCCAGCAAGAACTTCTACCAGACCGTCATCCTGAAAAACTTCGACTTCGTCCTTGACATGGAGGCCGCATCCAACTTCCCCTCAGACGTAGACGTCCGTTACTCCTGGGGCAAACCAGACTTCAGCTACACGCAATACATCCACCGCTCAGGCGCGGTGCTCGCCCAAATCACTGACGAGGGCgacttcctcgtcctcgcaaACAGACTCTACAACAAGCGCACCAGCATGGCTCGTGACAAAGAACTGCGCAGCCAAGTTCACtccgagcagcagcagcaacaacagcagcagcagcagcagcagccacagccacagcctcttcctcctctaAACACCAACACGCGCGCCATGGCCCAAATCGCCCCCTACGTATCCGGCCACCCAACCACAAACTTGCCCGAGTCCGCAGCACCCCTCGCATCGCCCCAAGTGCGCCCAACATTCTACCACTTCTCGCCGGCGTCCCGCCCCATCGACGCATCTATATACGGATCCAAAATCTCCTACCCGGCAGGACGGTCTGAGCCCGAGGTTCTTAAGACGGAACTCGAGGCTTTCTGTCTCAACGAAGTAGCCCTCACGGCCTTTTACAAAGATATCCTTGACAAGGGCCAGCGTCCCCACGGCACGCCCGCTTCAACGGCTACAACGCAGTCTATTGCGGGGCTAGAACCGGTGCCAGAGGCAAGTATACCCTCTTTAGGACTGGGGCCAGGGATTTTAGGAGGAGACGGTGCAGGAGGAGTGGGAAACGGACATTCTGCTGCGATGGTGAGCATGCGAATGAGCAGCCCTATGGCGTTTTTGAGGAGGGGGAGTGTACAGTATGATGGGATGGGGTTGGGGTCCAAAGGAAAGTAA
- the COT1_0 gene encoding Cobalt uptake protein COT1, with protein MAAFTITRKQRLMATIAISAAFFVAELIAGCYTHSLALIADAFHYLSDLVGFVVAFVALTVSEGSQPPPKEFTFGWQRATLLGAFFNGVFLVALGVSILVQAIERFTHTLHIDEPKVVLVVGCVGLGLNLLVMSFLHEHDDHDHGHGDGHSHSHGSHDDAAHFDDEAFMMVDDPENRAESRKVSVTSSHHEHKHSFVAPSKPGRDLGIFGVFIHVVGDAINNVGVIVSAVIIWKLDSPARYYADPAVGIFIAIMIFLTAIPLTKKSGSILLQIAPGGIDVEDVKHDIEMIPGIESVHELHVWRLDQRKTVASAHIVVDDRTVKHFTEKAKIVMECLHAYGIHSATLQPEILPPITEQHVEDVSNARETTVHRRRLNRSAKEYVVYAYMAEFAPFPKLPAEIRLAVWELVQPPPRIIGQVPCRACWAECFAWRRGRDANCSRRRQCEQRNHPDWRVRYIVHPRRDAVFPLLHACQESRAVWLPRFHRPAARHLVCETGVASADEGDQTAGVRFDVPFINYEADILTVFDDWAFAGALNTVDRRPQTEQGELDPFVGLRRESIRHAGFCESAEELWSALLSLDARTLPRLRSLSLVRMGPLPPGQETERSAPGEMMCPALSQGVDCVVRDVAFPGDAYHAFFHHWRSRDELFEPRSELPLFKAFHRFWKAFLWHLLNREARRGFGRDYSGWWTFMEYVGRSGVDAAGSVCVLSKVDGCGAGGHGHEDMLDWTPAFQLRCRLLCEEGEAHGLKALREANAGKVGGISERASLERLLPGEYVSGW; from the exons atggctgcattcACCATTACACGAAAGCAGCGTTTGATGGCTACTATTGCCATTTCTGCGGCATTCTTTGTCGCAGAGTTGATTG CCGGATGTTATACTCACTCTCTGGCTCTTATCGCCGATGCTTTCCACTAC CTCAGTGATCTAGTTGGCTTTGTGGTGGCCTTTGTAGCCCTCACG GTATCCGAAGGATCTCAACCACCACCCAAAGAATTTACATTCGGATGGCAGAGAGCAACTCTTCTCGGCGCATTCTTTAATGGCGTCTTCCTTGTCGCTCTCGGCGTCAGTATTCTTGTCCAAGCGATCGAGAGGTTTACTCACACTCTCC ATATTGATGAGCCGAAAGTGGTGCTGGTAGTGGGATGTGTTGGGCTCGGGCTGAACCTGCTAGTGATGTCATTTCTTCATG AACACGACGACCATGATCACGGACACGGGGATGGCCATTCCCACAGCCATGGTTCTCACGATGATGCTGCTCATTTCGACGATGAAGCTTTCATGATGGTGGATGACCCCGAGAACAGGGCGGAAAGTCGCAAGGTTTCA GTGACTAGCAGCCACCATGAACATAAGCATTCTTTTGTCGCCCCCTCCAAGCCTGGGAGAGATCTCGGAATATTTGGCGTCTTCATCCACGTCGTCGGGGACGCGATTAATAACGTCGGAGTCATCGTCTCTGCAGTTATTATTTGGAAGCTGGACAGTCCCGCACGGTACTATGCCGATCCGGCCGTTggcatcttcatcgccatcatgatCTTTTTGACTGCAATTCCTTTGACCAAAAAAAGCGGCAGCATACTCTTGCAGATCGCCCCTGGAGGAATCGACGTGGAGGACGTCAAACATGACATTGAGATG ATTCCTGGTATTGAGTCGGTACACGAGCTTCACGTCTGGCGCCTCGATCAGCGGAAAACTGTTGCATCGGCACATATAGTGGTTGACGATAGAACCGTCAAGCACTTTACCGAAAAGGCAAAAATTGTCATGGAATGTCTGCACGCGTACGGCATTCATTCCGCGACTCTTCAGCCAGAGATCCTTCCCCCCATCACAGAGCAGCATGTTGAAGATGTCTCGAATGCCAGAGAGACAACAGTTCATCGGCGTCGTCTTAACCGATCAG CAAAAGAGTATGTTGTATACGCGTACATGGCCGAATTCGCGCCGTTCCCCAAGCTTCCCGCCGAAATCCGCCTCGCAGTGTGGGAGCTCGTCCAGCCACCGCCCCGAATCATCGGCCAGGTGCCGTGCCGCGCATGCTGGGCCGAGTGCTTCGCGTGGAGGAGGGGACGGGACGCAAACTGCtcccggcggcggcagtgcGAGCAGCGCAACCACCCGGACTGGCGGGTGAGATACATCGTCCACCCGAGGCGGGACGCCGTGTTCCCCCTGCTCCACGCGTGCCAGGAGTCGCGGGCGGTCTGGCTGCCGCGGTTTCacaggccggcggcgcggcacCTAGTCTGCGAGACGGGGGTGGCGTCCGCGGACGAGGGGGACCAGACGGCCGGCGTGAGGTTCGACGTGCCCTTCATCAACTACGAGGCCGACATCCTGACCGTCTTTGACGACTGGGCGTTCGCGGGGGCGCTCAACACGGTGGACCGCCGGCCGCAGACGGAGCAGGGCGAGCTCGACCCCTTTGTCGGCCTGCGCCGCGAGAGCATACGGCACGCCGGCTTCTGCGAgtcggccgaggagctgtgGTCGGCGCTGCTCAGCCTCGACGCGAGGACGCTGCCGCGGCTGCGGTCGCTGTCCCTCGTGCGCATGGGACCGCTGCCCCCGGGGCAGGAGACGGAGAGGAGCGCCCCCGGCGAGATGATGTGTCCCGCGCTGTCCCAGGGCGTCGACTGCGTGGTCCGCGACGTCGCGTTCCCCGGGGACGCGTACCACGCCTTCTTCCACCACTGGCGCTCGCGGGACGAGCTCTTTGAGCCTCGCTCCGAGCTGCCCTTGTTCAAGGCCTTTCACCGGTTCTGGAAGGCGTTTCTGTGGCATCTGCTCAACCGCGAGGCGAGGAGGGGCTTCGGCAGGGACTACTCCGGCTGGTGGACGTTTATGGAATACGTCGGCAGGTCgggcgtcgacgccgccggcagcgTCTGCGTGCTGAGCAAGGTGGACGGCTGCGGAGCCGggggccacggccacgaggACATGCTGGACTGGACGCCGGCCTTCCAGCTGCGGTGCAGGCTGCTCtgcgaggagggcgaggcgcACGGCCTGAAGGCGTTGAGGGAGGCCAACGCGGGCAAGGTCGGTGGCATCAGTGAGAGGGCGAGCTTGGAGAGGCTGCTGCCCGGGGAATATGTTTCCGGCTGGTGA